One window of the Rosa rugosa chromosome 3, drRosRugo1.1, whole genome shotgun sequence genome contains the following:
- the LOC133739306 gene encoding protein CUP-SHAPED COTYLEDON 1 — MSTGDHANKEDNLPPGFRFHPTDEELITYYLMNKISDATFTGRAIADVDLNKCEPWELPAKAKMGEKEWYFFSLRDRKYPTGVRTNRATNTGYWKTTGKDKEIFNSATSELVGMKKTLVFYRGRAPRGEKSNWVMHEYRIHAKSSFRPSKDEWVVCRVFQKSAGIKKYPPSNQSSSSSRAANPYNLELIGPSVNVVQSPIMQVGHEHQFPNYGRNYMTNAEMAELSRVLRGGGIATGSTSSPMNLPLLQPQFNYPNIGGGGFTISGLNLNLGGPSTQSNLRPMPPLHQPHQAMNHQQDVANPSMMSSTSGAVGQDQAGYGIDMNNGNVPVGNRYMNVVDHCVDLDNYWPSY; from the exons atGAGTACAGGAGATCATGCAAATAAGGAGGACAATTTGCCACCAGGGTTTCGATTTCATCCAACAGATGAAGAACTAATCACGTATTATCTGATGAACAAGATATCAGATGCGACATTCACAGGAAGGGCAATCGCTGATGTTGATCTCAACAAATGTGAACCATGGGAACTTCCTG CAAAAGCGAAAATGGGAGAGAAGGAGTGGTACTTCTTCAGCCTTCGAGATCGGAAATATCCAACCGGAGTAAGAACAAACCGAGCGACAAACACTGGTTACTGGAAGACCACAGGAAAAGACAAGGAGATCTTCAACAGTGCCACCTCTGAGTTGGTTGGGATGAAGAAAACGCTAGTTTTCTATAGAGGCCGAGCTCCCAGAGGCGAGAAATCCAACTGGGTTATGCACGAATATCGCATTCATGCCAAATCCAGCTTTAGACCGTCTAAG GATGAATGGGTAGTCTGCCGAGTCTTCCAGAAGAGTGCTGGTATTAAAAAGTACCCACCCTCAAaccaatcatcatcatcatcaagagcagCAAATCCCTACAACCTGGAATTGATAGGTCCGAGTGTTAACGTAGTACAATCACCAATAATGCAGGTGGGTCATGAGCACCAGTTCCCTAACTATGGCAGAAACTACATGACCAATGCTGAGATGGCAGAGCTTTCCAGGGTCCTAAGAGGTGGTGGCATTGCTACTGGTTCAACCAGTAGCCCCATGAACCTTCCATTACTTCAACCCCAGTTCAACTACCCCAACATTGGAGGAGGAGGCTTCACAATTTCTGGGCTCAATTTGAACCTTGGGGGCCCATCAACTCAGTCTAATTTAAGGCCCATGCCTCCACTACATCAACCTCATCAGGCAATGAACCATCAACAAGATGTTGCCAACCCTTCGATGATGAGTAGTACTAGTGGTGCAGTTGGTCAAGATCAAGCTGGTTATGGTATAGACATGAACAATGGAAATGTGCCTGTAGGAAACAGATACATGAACGTGGTCGACCACTGCGTGGATCTTGATAACTACTGGCCGTCGTATTAG
- the LOC133738301 gene encoding golgin IMH1-like, translating into MASSKLLILSVFLALVFSQIRAEASVKEDEPLEVVRSDGPDSSALKIELDQLRSKIHSLEFEVEEKVKQLHSKDEIVEQKNKIIQVNSDVIMALQKEVDSLQKKGSLDVEKQVGEAHARAGELEKQVDKLKKELEAQHKEKEALEARANQAEKKIDVLILKIDKIEKTNDEQKTKIRNTERALKVAEEEMLRAKFEATSKAKALTEVHGAWLPHWLAVHFGYCQSFVEKYWNEHGKPAAEVVIQKALEKKVQAGKWAEPHVEAVKTKWIPAVKEQWSLAKDSVEPHVQSLRTKSIEAYKTSKSTLAPHVIKAQEFVDPYFQEAKKFSKPYVDQVATVAKPHVEKVRVVLKPYTKQVVQAYEKFLKSASTYHHQVQTTVRDTLKKHELTRPLATKELEWFAASALLALPILILFRVLSSIFCTKSTKPVRSTHHSRRKAKRGHPDK; encoded by the exons ATGGCGTCCTCAAAGCTCTTGATTCTCTCGGTCTTTCTGGCCCTAGTTTTCTCGCAAATTAGGGCTGAGGCTTCAGTCAAAGAAGATGAGCCACTGGAAGTAGTCCGATCGGACGGCCCTGATTCGTCCGCGCTGAAGATCGAGTTGGATCAACTCAGGTCGAAGATCCACTCGCTCG aatttgaagTGGAGGAGAAAGTTAAGCAACTTCACAGTAAGGATGAGATAGTAGAACAGAAGAATAAAATCATTCAAGTGAACTCGGATGTCATCATGGCTCTGCAGAAAGAAGTTGATTCTCTCCAG AAAAAAGGGTCGCTGGATGTTGAGAAGCAGGTTGGCGAGGCTCATGCACGAGCTGGTGAATTAGAGAAGCAG GTTGACAAACTTAAAAAGGAATTGGAAGCACAACATAAGGAGAAAGAGGCCTTGGAAGCCCGTGCCAATCAAGCTGAGAAGAAGATTGACGTTTTGATCTTGAAAATAGATAAG ATCGAGAAGACTAATGATGAACAAAAGACCAAAATTCGAAATACTGAGCGTGCTCTTAAAGTTGCTGAG GAAGAAATGTTGAGGGCAAAGTTTGAGGCTACTTCTAAAGCAAAAGCGTTAACAGAG GTTCATGGTGCATGGCTTCCACATTGGCTTGCTGTTCATTTCGGCTATTGTCAG TCCTTTGTAGAGAAATACTGGAATGAGCATGGAAAACCTGCTGCAGAGGTGGTGATTCAGAAG GCCCTGGAGAAAAAAGTTCAAGCTGGAAAGTGGGCTGAACCCCATGTGGAAGCAGTTAAAACT AAATGGATCCCGGCAGTCAAGGAACAGTGGTCATTGGCGAAAGATTCTGTTGAACCTCATGTGCAATCACTAAGAACAAAGTCTATTGAAGCTTATAAGACATCAAAGAGTACATTAGCTCCCCATGTTATAAAAGCACAAGAGTTTGTTGATCCTTACTTTCAG GAGGCAAAAAAGTTCAGCAAGCCATATGTTGATCAGGTAGCCACTGTTGCAAAACCTCATGTTGAAAAAGTTAGAGTGGTGTTGAAGCCCTATACAAAGCAGGTTGTTCAGGCCTACGAGAAGTTTCTCAAATCCGCTTCAACATATCATCATCAG GTTCAAACTACCGTACGAGATACACTGAAAAAGCATGAACTGACAAGACCTCTTGCTACGAAAGAGTTGGAGTGGTTTGCG GCCTCTGCTTTGTTGGCACTTCCCATCTTAATTCTGTTCAGAGTTCTATCCTCAATTTTCTG TACAAAGTCAACGAAACCTGTACGGAGTACCCACCATTCACGTCGCAAGGCCAAAAGGGGTCATCCAGACAAGTAG